Proteins encoded together in one Argiope bruennichi chromosome 1, qqArgBrue1.1, whole genome shotgun sequence window:
- the LOC129969547 gene encoding chondroitin sulfate N-acetylgalactosaminyltransferase 2-like isoform X2 → MRLVTRALLLLTAASLAFLLLIGHCGLRLDEDPSLSSDLQSMSPDSYYLDLLHRREEEHRAEIKSLKEEIANLKKKVSDLQKPFVDPVSVPIVEPPSRSSSENQRPVECSDYLRKQVNSAEIRHGVQLNNEYEVVPFSHFTFGRVYPVALGLGKRVVEKPIGYKRKDLLEVFVRALDVLNRDKKGKQRYTVDDFAEGLFRNEPTTGTQYELYFKEKNVSRAYHRIVLIRPFGPVQTLINEKVKTSKELINVILPLSGRIDAFRTFMDRFSKVAIKHDRKVFLTVVYFGDEGLHDVRVILTKVSRETKFRNLKLLTLNETFSRGKGLQVGVQHWSKGDVLMFLCDVDIVFTNRFLERCRLNASPGKKVYYPIVFSLYNPSLVYSLQGKETPSEAEQLTISRDSGFWRDFGYGMTCQYRSDFMNLKGFDEDIIGWGGEDVMLYRKYVRSNLIVVRATDPGIFHNWHEKLCDPDLSVDQYRACLRSRALGEASHAQLGLLAFGDELRNHQKNLASIRSSTASGGVVNVIEKPHEGRTET, encoded by the exons ATGCGCCTAGTGACGCGTGCTTTGCTCCTTCTGACCGCCGCCTCGCTTGCCTTCCTGTTGCTAATTGGACACTGCGGACTTCGGCTCGACGAGGACCCTTCTTTGTCCAGCGATCTGCAGTCCATGTCCCCAGATTCATACTATCTGGATCTGCTGCACCGCCGCGAGGAGGAACACCGTGCCGAAATCAAGTCCCTCAAAGAGGAGATCGCCAACTTGAAGAAGAAA GTTTCTGATCTGCAAAAGCCCTTTGTGGATCCCGTCTCTGTGCCGATTGTTGAACCTCCATCAAGATCCTCATCTGAAAACCAGCGTCCTGTAGAGTGCTCTGATTATCTTCGCAAGCAAGTAAACTCCGCCGAAATTCGTCACGGGGTTCAATTAAACAACGAGTATGAGGTGGTTCCTTTCAGCCATTTTACCTTTGGACGGGTATACCCAGTCGCTCTGGGACTTGGAAAAAGAGTTGTCGAGAAACCCATCGGATATAAACGAAAGGACCTTCTTGAAGTCTTCGTCAGGGCTCTGGATGTCCTCAACCGAGATAAAAAGGGCAAGCAACGATACACTGTGGATGACTTCGCTGAAGGTCTCTTCAGAAACGAACCAACTACAGGAACCCAATACGAGCTATACTTCAAAGAGAAGAATGTGTCCAGGGCTTATCACCGGATAGTCTTGATAAGGCCATTTGGTCCTGTGCAGACTCTTATCAATGAGAAAGTGAAAACTTCAAAGGAACTTATCAATGTAATTCTGCCTTTGTCAGGCAGAATAGACGCTTTCAGGACGTTCATGGATAGATTTTCCAAAGTGGCCATCAAGCATGACAGGAAAGTTTTCTTGACTGTAGTTTACTTCGGGGACGAAGGTCTTCATGATGTTCGCGTGATTCTGACTAAAGTATCTCGAGAGACTAAATTCCGGAACCTTAAACTCTTGACTTTGAATGAGACTTTTTCCAGGGGGAAAGGGCTGCAGGTAGGTGTCCAGCACTGGTCTAAAGGAGATGTTCTAATGTTTCTATGTGACGTCGACATTGTCTTCACTAACAGGTTTCTAGAACGCTGTCGTCTGAACGCATCGCCAGGCAAAAAAGTGTATTATCCTATTGTCTTTAGCCTTTATAATCCTTCCTTAGTGTATTCTTTACAAGGCAAAGAGACGCCTTCAGAAGCAGAACAACTGACAATCTCTAGAGATTCTGGTTTCTGGAGAGATTTTGGTTATGGTATGACTTGTCAATACAGAAGTGATTTCATGAATCTAAAAGGTTTCGACGAAGACATTATAGGTTGGGGTGGGGAAGATGTCATGTTGTATAGAAAGTATGTTCGCAGTAACCTTATTGTTGTCAGGGCGACTGATCCTGGCATCTTTCACAACTGGCACGAAAAGCTTTGTGACCCTGACTTATCAGTGGATCAGTACCGTGCTTGTTTAAGGTCAAGAGCACTTGGGGAGGCCTCTCATGCTCAACTGGGCCTCCTAGCTTTTGGTGATGAacttagaaatcatcaaaaaaatctgGCCTCGATAAGGTCTTCAACCGCCAGTGGCGGTGTTGTGAATGTGATAGAAAAGCCTCATGAGGGGCGAACCGAGActtga
- the LOC129969547 gene encoding chondroitin sulfate N-acetylgalactosaminyltransferase 2-like isoform X1, which yields MSSVCVKVVGSINSMRLVTRALLLLTAASLAFLLLIGHCGLRLDEDPSLSSDLQSMSPDSYYLDLLHRREEEHRAEIKSLKEEIANLKKKVSDLQKPFVDPVSVPIVEPPSRSSSENQRPVECSDYLRKQVNSAEIRHGVQLNNEYEVVPFSHFTFGRVYPVALGLGKRVVEKPIGYKRKDLLEVFVRALDVLNRDKKGKQRYTVDDFAEGLFRNEPTTGTQYELYFKEKNVSRAYHRIVLIRPFGPVQTLINEKVKTSKELINVILPLSGRIDAFRTFMDRFSKVAIKHDRKVFLTVVYFGDEGLHDVRVILTKVSRETKFRNLKLLTLNETFSRGKGLQVGVQHWSKGDVLMFLCDVDIVFTNRFLERCRLNASPGKKVYYPIVFSLYNPSLVYSLQGKETPSEAEQLTISRDSGFWRDFGYGMTCQYRSDFMNLKGFDEDIIGWGGEDVMLYRKYVRSNLIVVRATDPGIFHNWHEKLCDPDLSVDQYRACLRSRALGEASHAQLGLLAFGDELRNHQKNLASIRSSTASGGVVNVIEKPHEGRTET from the exons gTGGTGGGTTCCATCAATAGCATGCGCCTAGTGACGCGTGCTTTGCTCCTTCTGACCGCCGCCTCGCTTGCCTTCCTGTTGCTAATTGGACACTGCGGACTTCGGCTCGACGAGGACCCTTCTTTGTCCAGCGATCTGCAGTCCATGTCCCCAGATTCATACTATCTGGATCTGCTGCACCGCCGCGAGGAGGAACACCGTGCCGAAATCAAGTCCCTCAAAGAGGAGATCGCCAACTTGAAGAAGAAA GTTTCTGATCTGCAAAAGCCCTTTGTGGATCCCGTCTCTGTGCCGATTGTTGAACCTCCATCAAGATCCTCATCTGAAAACCAGCGTCCTGTAGAGTGCTCTGATTATCTTCGCAAGCAAGTAAACTCCGCCGAAATTCGTCACGGGGTTCAATTAAACAACGAGTATGAGGTGGTTCCTTTCAGCCATTTTACCTTTGGACGGGTATACCCAGTCGCTCTGGGACTTGGAAAAAGAGTTGTCGAGAAACCCATCGGATATAAACGAAAGGACCTTCTTGAAGTCTTCGTCAGGGCTCTGGATGTCCTCAACCGAGATAAAAAGGGCAAGCAACGATACACTGTGGATGACTTCGCTGAAGGTCTCTTCAGAAACGAACCAACTACAGGAACCCAATACGAGCTATACTTCAAAGAGAAGAATGTGTCCAGGGCTTATCACCGGATAGTCTTGATAAGGCCATTTGGTCCTGTGCAGACTCTTATCAATGAGAAAGTGAAAACTTCAAAGGAACTTATCAATGTAATTCTGCCTTTGTCAGGCAGAATAGACGCTTTCAGGACGTTCATGGATAGATTTTCCAAAGTGGCCATCAAGCATGACAGGAAAGTTTTCTTGACTGTAGTTTACTTCGGGGACGAAGGTCTTCATGATGTTCGCGTGATTCTGACTAAAGTATCTCGAGAGACTAAATTCCGGAACCTTAAACTCTTGACTTTGAATGAGACTTTTTCCAGGGGGAAAGGGCTGCAGGTAGGTGTCCAGCACTGGTCTAAAGGAGATGTTCTAATGTTTCTATGTGACGTCGACATTGTCTTCACTAACAGGTTTCTAGAACGCTGTCGTCTGAACGCATCGCCAGGCAAAAAAGTGTATTATCCTATTGTCTTTAGCCTTTATAATCCTTCCTTAGTGTATTCTTTACAAGGCAAAGAGACGCCTTCAGAAGCAGAACAACTGACAATCTCTAGAGATTCTGGTTTCTGGAGAGATTTTGGTTATGGTATGACTTGTCAATACAGAAGTGATTTCATGAATCTAAAAGGTTTCGACGAAGACATTATAGGTTGGGGTGGGGAAGATGTCATGTTGTATAGAAAGTATGTTCGCAGTAACCTTATTGTTGTCAGGGCGACTGATCCTGGCATCTTTCACAACTGGCACGAAAAGCTTTGTGACCCTGACTTATCAGTGGATCAGTACCGTGCTTGTTTAAGGTCAAGAGCACTTGGGGAGGCCTCTCATGCTCAACTGGGCCTCCTAGCTTTTGGTGATGAacttagaaatcatcaaaaaaatctgGCCTCGATAAGGTCTTCAACCGCCAGTGGCGGTGTTGTGAATGTGATAGAAAAGCCTCATGAGGGGCGAACCGAGActtga